AGTTGCGCTTGAGCTTTGGAAAGCCCGCCGCCTCGCGGCTGACCGACACTTCGTGGAACTGGCCATCGGTGCCGATCACGCCCCAGGTGTTGGTCTGGCCGGGATTGATCAGCGACGCGCCAGCCACCTTCGAAAAATCGATGGTCACGCCTTGCGCGGCCGCCGCGTCGATCAGCGCGGTATTGGAGACATCGTAGTTCTGGTCGTCGATGCCGGCATTGAGGCGGCGGTGCGTGCCACGCACGCCCAGCACCCAGCCGCTGTCGAGTTGCTTGGTGACGCCGAGGATGAGTTCGTCCTGGTTCTCGCCTTCGATGTCCTTGGCCACGGCCGTGCGCACGTCGGCAATGCGGCCGAAGCGCGAATTGGCGGAGACCGCCGAGCCCAGTTGCTGCGCCAGAATCGGCGTGCCGTCGGCATTGATGCCGCTGTAGGTGAAGTAGGTGTCGGTGGTGGTGGCCGGGGTGAACAGGCTCACCGCCGACAGCGGCAGGCCGAGATAGTAACGGCCGAGGTTGCCGAATACCTTCAGGCTGGAATCGCCGTTGACGTCCCAGCTGAAGCCCAGGCGCGGCGCCCAGGCATTGTCCACTTCGATGTAGGGATCGCCGAACGGGGTGTAGTTGGTGAATTCGTCCTTGCGCAGGCCCAGGCTGAGCAGCAGGTTGTCGGTGACCTGCCATTTGTCTTCGATGTAGTACGCGCGTTGTTTTGCTTCGTACGAGTACAGGCTGGTGTTGATGTTGCGCACCACGTAGTAGCCGCTGGACCCGTTGACCGGATCCACCAACCCCGGGCTGGGTGCGCCGATGCCGCCGGCCTCGTTGGCCGACTGGCTGACCAGCCCGCCGGTGGCCAGGCCGTTGGGATCGTTGGTCTGGCCGTAGGTCCACGCAAAGCCGGGGCCGGACAGCACCGACCCTACGTCGATACCTTCGGACTTCTGGTTGTCGATACCGAAGTTGAGCGTGTGGTGGCCGATGCGCCATTCCAGATTCAGGCGCTGATTGTCTTTCTTGTACTCGCGGTCGGGCGAACTGACCGAGGTCACCAGCTGGTTGCCGATGCGCGGAGTGCCGCCGGTGTAGGCCGGATTCTGCAGTGCGGCGCTATTGATGACCGGCCCGCCGGCCGCGTTGTAGTTGAAGGGCGTCAGCTCATCGGGCGTTTTCATCTTGCCGTACAGCGCGGTCACGGTGAGGTTGTCGCCGAGGTAGCCGGTGTACTTGCCGGTGAACAGGGTCGGGCCGGTCTTCCAGGTGGATTCGTCGGTGAAATAACTGCCGCGCTGGCGATTGACGTAGTCGTAGCGGTAGATCGACCCGTTGGTCTCGGCCTCATCGCTGGCACCGGTCACCTCGATCAGGTGGTTGTCGGTGATGTTCCAGTCCACCTTGGCGTACCAGCGCTTCTGCTTGTAGTCGTAATCGGTGAGGCCGCCGGTGCGGCCGTTGTCGGTGTCGCGATTGGTGCCCACGCGCACGCCGTCCGAATCCACCTGCTCGGCGGCCAGGAAGAAGAACAGCTTGTCCTGGATGATCGGCCCGCCGACATAGGCGCTGTAGGTGGTCTGGTTGGCTTCGGCTTCGCTGGCCGGCTGGTACAGGCCGTTGGCCGCACGCGCGTAGCGGTAGGCGGCGTTGTTGACGGTGCTGGCCTGGCTGTCCGGACGCCAGTAGATGTCGCGCTGGTTGGCACGCAAGCCGTTGGGCTCCCAGATGACGGCGGCGCCGAACTTCCATTCGTTGGTGCCGCGCTTGCCGATCTGGTT
The window above is part of the Xanthomonas cassavae CFBP 4642 genome. Proteins encoded here:
- a CDS encoding TonB-dependent receptor plug domain-containing protein, whose protein sequence is MNRSIQKRALALALVVAIGSAHAQSTTGSIVGSVGQGNGTSVVVENNSGLRREVPVDARGRYTAGNLPLGTYKVTVKRDGAVVETRENVAITVGANTDVSFAASAAGSGVQTLDSVTVNAASLASIDVSSVDTRTVVTAEQLAQLPLGRTAEAIALLAPGVVVNSGGFDNGPLGGSLPSFGGSAASENAYYLNGFNTTTISNNLGGLTLPYGAIDQQEIFTGGYGAQFGRSNGGVINQIGKRGTNEWKFGAAVIWEPNGLRANQRDIYWRPDSQASTVNNAAYRYARAANGLYQPASEAEANQTTYSAYVGGPIIQDKLFFFLAAEQVDSDGVRVGTNRDTDNGRTGGLTDYDYKQKRWYAKVDWNITDNHLIEVTGASDEAETNGSIYRYDYVNRQRGSYFTDESTWKTGPTLFTGKYTGYLGDNLTVTALYGKMKTPDELTPFNYNAAGGPVINSAALQNPAYTGGTPRIGNQLVTSVSSPDREYKKDNQRLNLEWRIGHHTLNFGIDNQKSEGIDVGSVLSGPGFAWTYGQTNDPNGLATGGLVSQSANEAGGIGAPSPGLVDPVNGSSGYYVVRNINTSLYSYEAKQRAYYIEDKWQVTDNLLLSLGLRKDEFTNYTPFGDPYIEVDNAWAPRLGFSWDVNGDSSLKVFGNLGRYYLGLPLSAVSLFTPATTTDTYFTYSGINADGTPILAQQLGSAVSANSRFGRIADVRTAVAKDIEGENQDELILGVTKQLDSGWVLGVRGTHRRLNAGIDDQNYDVSNTALIDAAAAQGVTIDFSKVAGASLINPGQTNTWGVIGTDGQFHEVSVSREAAGFPKLKRNYSAVEFNLERPFDGQWYAKVNYVWSHSYGTTEGQVRSDLWRTGGALGSYQGQASVSTTQSWDHPALMEHFNGDQSNDHRHQLKVFGFYQFTPQWGASANFSLISGAPRNCLGNYYGTEYSGRDPAGYGGSAITGGPYHYCYNPETGTGVASPPGSQGRLGWIAQLDMGVTYKPSFADGKLALRFDVFNLTNEQTATNIYPFSQLPDNTTNPLWNQVVAYQAPRSGRVTLSYDF